The following proteins come from a genomic window of Drosophila sulfurigaster albostrigata strain 15112-1811.04 chromosome X, ASM2355843v2, whole genome shotgun sequence:
- the LOC133848739 gene encoding 26S proteasome regulatory subunit 8 — protein MVLSNRMDTDSAYHKGEGFRSYYIQKIEELQLIVAEKSQNLRRLQAQRNELNAKVRMLREELQLLQEQGSYVGEVVKPMDKKKVLVKVHPEGKFVVDLDKNIDINDVTPNCRVALRNESYTLHKILPNKVDPLVSLMMVEKVPDSTYEMVGGLDKQIKEIKEVIELPVKHPELFDALGIAQPKGVLLYGPPGTGKTLLARAVAHHTECTFIRVSGSELVQKFIGEGSRMVRELFVMAREHAPSIIFMDEIDSIGSSRIESGSGGDSEVQRTMLELLNQLDGFEATKNIKVIMATNRIDILDPALLRPGRIDRKIEFPPPNEEARLDILKIHSRKMNLTRGINLRKIAELMPGASGAEVKGVCTEAGMYALRERRVHVTQEDFEMAVAKVMQKDSEKNMSIKKLWK, from the exons ATGGTGCTCAGCAATCGG ATGGACACCGATTCGGCCTATCACAAAGGCGAAGGCTTTCGTTCGTATTATATACAGAAAATCGAGGAGCTGCAATTGATTGTGGCGGAAAAGAGTCAAAATCTGCGACGTCTGCAGGCGCAGCGCAATGAGCTGAATGCCAAAG TTCGCATGCTGCGCGAGGAGCTGCAATTGCTACAGGAGCAGGGCAGCTATGTGGGCGAAGTCGTTAAGCCAATGGACAAAAAGAAGGTGCTTGTCAAGGTGCATCCCGAGGGCAAATTCGTTGTCGATCTGGACAAAAACATCGACATCAACGATGTCACACCAAATTGTCGTGTTGCCCTGCGCAACGAAAGCTACACGCTGCACAAGATACTGCCCAACAAAGTGGATCCTTTGGTCTCGCTGATGATGGTCGAAAAAGTGCCCGACTCCACGTATGAAATGGTCGGTGGCCTGGACAAACAAATCAAGGAGATCAAAGAAGTTATTGAGTTGCCCGTCAAGCATCCCGAACTCTTTGATGCTTTGGGTATTGCCCAGCCGAAGGGTGTGCTACTCTATGGTCCACCTGGTACGGGTAAAACACTGTTGGCTCGTGCCGTCGCCCATCACACCGAGTGCACATTTATACGAGTCTCTGGCTCGGAACTGGTGCAGAAATTCATTGGCGAGGGATCACGTATGGTGCGAGAACTCTTTGTGATGGCACGCGAACATGCGCCTTCAATCATTTTCATGGATGAAATCGATTCGATTGGTTCGTCACGTATTGAGTCGGGCTCCGGTGGCGACTCCGAGGTGCAGCGCACAATGTTGGAGCTGCTGAATCAGCTGGATGGCTTTGAGGCAACCAAGAACATTAAGGTGATCATGGCCACCAATCGTATTGACATTTTGGATCCAGCTTTATTGCGTCCGGGACGCATTGATCGTAAAATCGAATTCCCACCACCAAACGAGGAGGCACGTCTCGACATCTTGAAGATTCATTCGCGCAAAATGAATCTAACGCGTGGCATCAATCTGCGCAAGATCGCCGAACTGATGCCGGGCGCATCGGGTGCCGAGGTGAAGGGCGTCTGCACCGAGGCGGGCATGTATGCGTTGCGTGAACGTCGTGTTCATGTCACGCAGGAGGACTTCGAGATGGCTGTGGCCAAGGTGATGCAAAAGGACTCTGAGAAGAACATGTCCATCAAGAAGCTGTGGAAGTAA
- the LOC133848740 gene encoding acyl-CoA-binding domain-containing protein 6: MSDSDLEMGDDDVEQSELEQQFRLATNHVTAKANVYAAKDLLELYGLYKQATEGVCHTPRPSMLQMQARSKWSAWQALGEMTKPEAQSAYIAKLRSIDEDYEVDSKQKTPGRLNGWVVHSIESVPVEEQSKPEHLKTIFDHVKENNLPRLREQLKPGADLTSLDEQGMALLHWATDRNAIEIIQYLVECGANVNQLDAEQQTPLHYAASCGHVEALRYLLSSNADLELRDADGQTCLDVAEDEQICAMLQAALQLRNT, encoded by the coding sequence ATGTCGGACAGTGACTTAGAGATGGGCGACGACGATGTGGAGCAGTCGGAGCTGGAGCAACAATTTCGCCTGGCTACCAACCATGTGACGGCCAAGGCCAATGTGTATGCGGCCAAGGATCTGCTCGAACTCTACGGCCTCTATAAGCAGGCCACCGAGGGCGTTTGCCACACGCCACGCCCCTCGATGTTGCAGATGCAGGCACGCAGCAAATGGTCAGCTTGGCAAGCGCTAGGCGAGATGACAAAGCCAGAGGCGCAAAGCGCTTACATAGCCAAGCTGCGCAGCATCGATGAGGACTACGAGGTGGACAGCAAACAGAAGACGCCTGGACGCTTAAATGGTTGGGTGGTGCACAGCATTGAATCGGTGCCCGTGGAGGAGCAATCCAAGCCGGAGCATCTGAAGACCATTTTCGATCATGTGAAGGAGAACAATTTGCCACGTTTGCGTGAACAACTGAAGCCAGGGGCTGATCTCACGTCGCTGGACGAGCAGGGCATGGCGCTGTTGCATTGGGCCACCGATCGCAATGCCATTGAGATCATTCAATATCTGGTTGAGTGCGGGGCAAATGTGAATCAATTGGATGCGGAGCAACAGACGCCGCTGCATTATGCTGCGAGCTGTGGCCATGTGGAGGCGTTACGCTATCTCTTGTCCTCCAATGCGGATCTGGAGCTGCGCGATGCCGATGGACAGACGTGTCTGGATGTCGCCGAGGATGAGCAGATTTGTGCCATGCTGCAGGCGGCGCTGCAGCTGCGCAACACTTGA
- the LOC133848745 gene encoding uncharacterized protein LOC133848745 produces MATTVAKVGKSVHRIFVGNLPWTVGHQELRGYFKEFGRVINANVIFDKKTGCSKGYGFVSFQSLQALEKIENEHKHILEGNYLNIHKS; encoded by the coding sequence ATGGCAACCACAGTGGCAAAAGTTGGTAAATCAGTTCACCGCATTTTTGTGGGCAATCTACCGTGGACAGTGGGCCACCAAGAATTGCGCGGCTATTTCAAGGAGTTTGGGCGTGTGATCAACGCCAACGTTATATTCGACAAGAAAACCGGTTGCTCCAAGGGTTACGGTTTCGTTAGTTTCCAGAGTTTGCAGGCGCTCGAAAAAATTGAGAACGAACATAAGCACATACTCGAAGGCAATTACCTCAACATACACAAGTCATAA
- the LOC133848742 gene encoding CTD nuclear envelope phosphatase 1 homolog isoform X1 → MISLLQMKFHALLLLLSKVWTCICFMFNRQVRAFIQYQPVKYELFPLSPVSRHRLSLVQRKTLVLDLDETLIHSHHNAMPRNTVKPGTPHDFTVKVTIDRHPVRFFVHKRPHVDYFLDVVSQWYDLVVFTASMEIYGAAVADKLDNGRNILRRRYYRQHCTPDYGSYTKDLSAICSDLNRIFIIDNSPGAYRCFPNNAIPIKSWFSDPMDTALLSLLPMLDALRFTNDVRSVLSRNLHLHRLW, encoded by the exons ATGATTTCGCTGTTGCAAATGAAGTTCCAtgcgctgcttttgctgctgtcaaaGGTCTGGACATGCATATGTTTCATGTTCAATCGCCAAGTGCGCGCT TTTATCCAGTATCAGCCGGTTAAATATGAACTCTTCCCGCTGTCACCGGTGTCGCGGCATCGACTCAGTTTGGTGCAGCGCAAAACTTTGGTGTTGGACTTGGACGAGACGCTGATACACTCACATCACAATGCGATGCCCAGGAATACGGTGAAGCCGGGCACGCCGCACGATTTTACCGTTAAAGTGACGATCGATAGACATCCAGTGCGATTCTTTGTGCACAAACGGCCGCATGTCGATTACTTTTTGGATGTG GTATCGCAATGGTATGATCTGGTTGTGTTTACGGCCAGCATGGAGATCTAtggagctgctgttgctgacaaATTGGACAACGGCCGCAATATATTGCGGCGTCGATACTACAGACAGCACTGCACGCCCGACTATGGCTCCTATACCAAAGATTTGTCAGCCATATGCAGTGATTTGAATAGG atatttataattgaCAATTCGCCTGGGGCATATCGGTGTTTTCCAAATAATGCAATCCCCATTAAAAGTTGGTTCTCCGATCCAATGGATACAGCATTATTATCGTTGCTGCCCATGCTCGACGCGCTGAGATTTACCAACGATGTGCGTTCGGTGTTATCGCGAAATCTTCACCTGCATCGCCTGTGGTAG
- the LOC133848742 gene encoding CTD nuclear envelope phosphatase 1 homolog isoform X2 has translation MISLLQMKFHALLLLLSKVWTCICFMFNRQVRAYQPVKYELFPLSPVSRHRLSLVQRKTLVLDLDETLIHSHHNAMPRNTVKPGTPHDFTVKVTIDRHPVRFFVHKRPHVDYFLDVVSQWYDLVVFTASMEIYGAAVADKLDNGRNILRRRYYRQHCTPDYGSYTKDLSAICSDLNRIFIIDNSPGAYRCFPNNAIPIKSWFSDPMDTALLSLLPMLDALRFTNDVRSVLSRNLHLHRLW, from the exons ATGATTTCGCTGTTGCAAATGAAGTTCCAtgcgctgcttttgctgctgtcaaaGGTCTGGACATGCATATGTTTCATGTTCAATCGCCAAGTGCGCGCT TATCAGCCGGTTAAATATGAACTCTTCCCGCTGTCACCGGTGTCGCGGCATCGACTCAGTTTGGTGCAGCGCAAAACTTTGGTGTTGGACTTGGACGAGACGCTGATACACTCACATCACAATGCGATGCCCAGGAATACGGTGAAGCCGGGCACGCCGCACGATTTTACCGTTAAAGTGACGATCGATAGACATCCAGTGCGATTCTTTGTGCACAAACGGCCGCATGTCGATTACTTTTTGGATGTG GTATCGCAATGGTATGATCTGGTTGTGTTTACGGCCAGCATGGAGATCTAtggagctgctgttgctgacaaATTGGACAACGGCCGCAATATATTGCGGCGTCGATACTACAGACAGCACTGCACGCCCGACTATGGCTCCTATACCAAAGATTTGTCAGCCATATGCAGTGATTTGAATAGG atatttataattgaCAATTCGCCTGGGGCATATCGGTGTTTTCCAAATAATGCAATCCCCATTAAAAGTTGGTTCTCCGATCCAATGGATACAGCATTATTATCGTTGCTGCCCATGCTCGACGCGCTGAGATTTACCAACGATGTGCGTTCGGTGTTATCGCGAAATCTTCACCTGCATCGCCTGTGGTAG
- the LOC133848733 gene encoding basic proline-rich protein isoform X2, producing MSAVYSPQPPPPPLPQQQPQQQQQPVQHPPPGSVQLPPPQMPPQQQQQQQQQQQQQQQQQQQQQQPPGTGQGGPPPGGVVGGVGPMGPMGPMQQRVVGPGGVGVGNPVMMGTPPNAVGQRGGVPAPQVSSAQIQKMLDENCGLIHTIQDFQNMGKSQECMSYQVALHRNLVYLAQLADPQMNISQILPPPHIMQTMQQGNQPPAPHSMMGVVGGLGGVPPPGQQQQQQQQQQQLPGQQVAPGAPPPPGSVIQAQMQLQHANDAGVGPVQMPPYPGQQQQPTHPGMPPGAQQQSQQQQQQQQQQQQQQQQQQQQAGQVQQQQQPPQVSQAGPQPQAGPYRNVQAGAGQAQVVANAAPNQQQQRPNNGPLPPGQSQPPPPQQQQQQQQQQPPNQQQQQPQPGPGQVPPPQAQYRVNYQQQQQQQQQQQQQHGHYPGYPPQSQPQYQPQNAYPYGPPGQGYGPPPPPPNAQAAYHHAGMPPTSTAGGAQGVVHAYQPNPNAGGAAAGGQQQQAPPPGAYPPPPPTQQVAPGQQPPGPPPTQMYGPPPTAGGQAGPPGPPGPPQSVLPNQYGPPPPQQAGAVPGGPPPMGPYAGYPPNQYGQAGAPGAPPGGGYGPPPPGSQAQSPYQAYQQATGAPPGSYPGQPVPGPPNAQQVSVAGSNAGPPPPPASYSTAPSQTPPPPQQQQQQQQQQQQQQSAPNQQQQQAGNPNGPNTPQSTPPPPPTAVAGVPPNQQPPGAGAAQQQPQYAPQQQQQPLQQQPGQPGQQLSAVVSGVSPLPTQQQPTYSTPPTSVGGYGTPQQQQQQQQQQQQQQPQGGPPPQQQQQQQPPPGGPPNATAPPPPNGATPPMAPNQYQPAPGGQPYGAPPPPPQGYGPPPPGSAYPGHGYHQPPQAGGYAQYPPTQGYQGYRPAPGGAQMPPPGAPQGPPPAGAYGYYGNQPPQ from the exons ATGTCTGCAGTTTATTCGCCGcaaccgccgccgccgccgttgccgcagcaacagccgcagcagcaacaacaacccgTGCAACATCCGCCGCCGGGTTCGGTGCAGTTGCCGCCACCGCAAATGccgccgcagcaacagcagcagcaacaacagcagcagcagcaacaacaacaacagcagcagcaacaacaacagccgccTGGCACTGGACAAGGAGGACCGCCGCCAGGTGGCGTTGTCGGCGGTGTCGGTCCCATGGGACCCATGGGTCCCATGCAGCAGCGTGTCGTTGGTCCCGGCGGCGTTGGCGTCGGCAATCCCGTGATGATGGGCACTCCGCCCAATGCGGTGGGACAGCGCGGCGGTGTGCCAGCACCGCAGGTTAGCTCCGCCCAGATCCAGAAGATGCTGGACGAAAATTGTGGACTCATACACACCATACAGGATTTTCAGAACATGGGCAAGTCGCAGGAGTGCATGAGCTATCAGGTGGCGCTGCATCGCAATCTCGTCTATTTGGCGCAGCTCGCCGATCCGCAGATGAACATTTCCCAAATACTGCCT CCTCCGCACATTATGCAGACGATGCAGCAGGGCAATCAACCGCCAGCGCCGCACAGCATGATGGGTGTTGTTGGCGGTTTGGGCGGCGTGCCGCCACcgggccaacaacaacagcaacagcagcagcaacaacagttgcccGGCCAGCAGGTGGCACCGGGTGCTCCGCCACCACCGGGCAGCGTTATACAGGCgcaaatgcagctgcagcatgCCAACGATGCAGGCGTTGGTCCTGTACAAATGCCACCGTATCcgggccaacagcagcagcccacGCATCCCGGCATGCCGCCGGGTGCCCAACAGCaatctcaacaacaacaacaacagcagcaacaacaacaacagcagcagcagcaacaacagcagcaggcgggCCAagtacagcagcaacagcagccgcctCAAGTGAGCCAGGCTGGGCCACAGCCACAGGCGGGACCGTATCGCAATGTCCAGGCCGGCGCCGGGCAGGCTCAGGTCGTGGCCAATGCAGCGCCCA atcaacaacagcagcgtcCCAACAACGGACCTCTGCCGCCGGGTCAAAGCCAACCGCCACcaccgcaacaacagcagcagcagcaacaacagcagccgccgaaccagcagcaacagcaaccacagccgGGACCGGGCCAAGTGCCGCCACCGCAAGCACAATATCGCGTCAActaccagcaacagcagcagcagcaacaacaacagcaacagcaacacggtCATTATCCGGGCTATCCGCCGCAATCGCAGCCGCAGTACCAGCCACAAAACGCTTATCCCTATGGACCACCCGGTCAGGGTTATGggccaccaccgccaccgcccaATGCACAGGCGGCGTATCATCATGCAGGCATGCCGCCCACATCGACAGCCGGTGGCGCCCAAGGTGTGGTGCATGCGTATCAACCGAATCCGAATGCTGGTGGCGCCGCTGCGGgcggacaacaacaacaggcaccGCCTCCAGGTGCGTAtccgccgccgccgcccacACAGCAAGTGGCGCCCGGCCAACAGCCGCCTGGTCCGCCGCCCACACAAATGTACGGGCCACCGCCGACGGCCGGAGGCCAGGCGGGCCCACCGGGACCGCCAGGTCCACCGCAAAGTGTGCTGCCCAATCAGTATGGGCCACCGCCGCCACAGCAGGCGGGCGCCGTGCCCGGCGGTCCTCCGCCGATGGGCCCCTATGCCGGCTATCCGCCCAATCAATACGGTCAGGCGGGTGCGCCCGGTGCACCACCAGGTGGCGGCTACGGCCCACCGCCGCCCGGCAGCCAAGCCCAATCACCGTATCAGGCGTATCAACAGGCCACGGGCGCACCGCCCGGAAGTTATCCGGGCCAACCGGTGCCGGGGCCACCGAATGCACAGCAGGTGAGTGTGGCGGGCTCAAATGCTGGGCCGCCACCACCGCCGGCCAGTTACAGCACGGCGCCGAGTCAAACACCGCCGccaccgcagcaacagcagcagcagcaacaacaacagcagcaacaacaatcggcgcccaatcagcagcagcagcaagcggGCAATCCGAATGGACCCAATACGCCGCAAtcgacgccgccgccgccaccgacAGCTGTGGCGGGTGTGCCGCCCAATCAGCAGCCGCCGGGCGCGGGTGCcgcacaacagcagccacagtatgcgccacagcaacagcagcag ccactgcaacagcagcctgGACAACCAGGACAACAGCTAAGCGCCGTGGTGTCCGGCGTGTCTCCGTTGCccacacaacagcagccaacgtACTCGACGCCACCCACCAGCGTGGGAGGCTATGGcacaccacagcaacagcagcagcaacaacagcagcaacagcaacaacaaccacagggTGGACCaccaccacagcaacaacaacagcaacagccaccgCCAGGCGGACCGCCAAATGCAACAGCGCCGCCGCCACCAAATGGCGCCACGCCACCGATGGCGCCCAATCAATATCAGCCAGCACCGGGCGGACAACCATACGGTGcaccgccgccaccaccgcAAGGTTACGGGCCACCGCCGCCGGGTAGCGCGTATCCCGGTCATGGGTATCATCAGCCGCCGCAGGCTGGCGGCTATGCGCAGTATCCGCCAACGCAGGGCTATCAAGGCTATCGACCGGCGCCAGGCGGAGCACAGATGCCGCCACCGGGAGCACCGCAAGGTCCACCGCCAGCGGGCGCCTATGGTTACTACGGCAATCAGCCGCCACAGTGA
- the LOC133848733 gene encoding basic proline-rich protein isoform X1, which produces MSAVYSPQPPPPPLPQQQPQQQQQPVQHPPPGSVQLPPPQMPPQQQQQQQQQQQQQQQQQQQQQQPPGTGQGGPPPGGVVGGVGPMGPMGPMQQRVVGPGGVGVGNPVMMGTPPNAVGQRGGVPAPQVSSAQIQKMLDENCGLIHTIQDFQNMGKSQECMSYQVALHRNLVYLAQLADPQMNISQILPPPHIMQTMQQGNQPPAPHSMMGVVGGLGGVPPPGQQQQQQQQQQQLPGQQVAPGAPPPPGSVIQAQMQLQHANDAGVGPVQMPPYPGQQQQPTHPGMPPGAQQQSQQQQQQQQQQQQQQQQQQQQAGQVQQQQQPPQVSQAGPQPQAGPYRNVQAGAGQAQVVANAAPSKYQQQQRPNNGPLPPGQSQPPPPQQQQQQQQQQPPNQQQQQPQPGPGQVPPPQAQYRVNYQQQQQQQQQQQQQHGHYPGYPPQSQPQYQPQNAYPYGPPGQGYGPPPPPPNAQAAYHHAGMPPTSTAGGAQGVVHAYQPNPNAGGAAAGGQQQQAPPPGAYPPPPPTQQVAPGQQPPGPPPTQMYGPPPTAGGQAGPPGPPGPPQSVLPNQYGPPPPQQAGAVPGGPPPMGPYAGYPPNQYGQAGAPGAPPGGGYGPPPPGSQAQSPYQAYQQATGAPPGSYPGQPVPGPPNAQQVSVAGSNAGPPPPPASYSTAPSQTPPPPQQQQQQQQQQQQQQSAPNQQQQQAGNPNGPNTPQSTPPPPPTAVAGVPPNQQPPGAGAAQQQPQYAPQQQQQPLQQQPGQPGQQLSAVVSGVSPLPTQQQPTYSTPPTSVGGYGTPQQQQQQQQQQQQQQPQGGPPPQQQQQQQPPPGGPPNATAPPPPNGATPPMAPNQYQPAPGGQPYGAPPPPPQGYGPPPPGSAYPGHGYHQPPQAGGYAQYPPTQGYQGYRPAPGGAQMPPPGAPQGPPPAGAYGYYGNQPPQ; this is translated from the exons ATGTCTGCAGTTTATTCGCCGcaaccgccgccgccgccgttgccgcagcaacagccgcagcagcaacaacaacccgTGCAACATCCGCCGCCGGGTTCGGTGCAGTTGCCGCCACCGCAAATGccgccgcagcaacagcagcagcaacaacagcagcagcagcaacaacaacaacagcagcagcaacaacaacagccgccTGGCACTGGACAAGGAGGACCGCCGCCAGGTGGCGTTGTCGGCGGTGTCGGTCCCATGGGACCCATGGGTCCCATGCAGCAGCGTGTCGTTGGTCCCGGCGGCGTTGGCGTCGGCAATCCCGTGATGATGGGCACTCCGCCCAATGCGGTGGGACAGCGCGGCGGTGTGCCAGCACCGCAGGTTAGCTCCGCCCAGATCCAGAAGATGCTGGACGAAAATTGTGGACTCATACACACCATACAGGATTTTCAGAACATGGGCAAGTCGCAGGAGTGCATGAGCTATCAGGTGGCGCTGCATCGCAATCTCGTCTATTTGGCGCAGCTCGCCGATCCGCAGATGAACATTTCCCAAATACTGCCT CCTCCGCACATTATGCAGACGATGCAGCAGGGCAATCAACCGCCAGCGCCGCACAGCATGATGGGTGTTGTTGGCGGTTTGGGCGGCGTGCCGCCACcgggccaacaacaacagcaacagcagcagcaacaacagttgcccGGCCAGCAGGTGGCACCGGGTGCTCCGCCACCACCGGGCAGCGTTATACAGGCgcaaatgcagctgcagcatgCCAACGATGCAGGCGTTGGTCCTGTACAAATGCCACCGTATCcgggccaacagcagcagcccacGCATCCCGGCATGCCGCCGGGTGCCCAACAGCaatctcaacaacaacaacaacagcagcaacaacaacaacagcagcagcagcaacaacagcagcaggcgggCCAagtacagcagcaacagcagccgcctCAAGTGAGCCAGGCTGGGCCACAGCCACAGGCGGGACCGTATCGCAATGTCCAGGCCGGCGCCGGGCAGGCTCAGGTCGTGGCCAATGCAGCGCCCAGTAAGT atcaacaacagcagcgtcCCAACAACGGACCTCTGCCGCCGGGTCAAAGCCAACCGCCACcaccgcaacaacagcagcagcagcaacaacagcagccgccgaaccagcagcaacagcaaccacagccgGGACCGGGCCAAGTGCCGCCACCGCAAGCACAATATCGCGTCAActaccagcaacagcagcagcagcaacaacaacagcaacagcaacacggtCATTATCCGGGCTATCCGCCGCAATCGCAGCCGCAGTACCAGCCACAAAACGCTTATCCCTATGGACCACCCGGTCAGGGTTATGggccaccaccgccaccgcccaATGCACAGGCGGCGTATCATCATGCAGGCATGCCGCCCACATCGACAGCCGGTGGCGCCCAAGGTGTGGTGCATGCGTATCAACCGAATCCGAATGCTGGTGGCGCCGCTGCGGgcggacaacaacaacaggcaccGCCTCCAGGTGCGTAtccgccgccgccgcccacACAGCAAGTGGCGCCCGGCCAACAGCCGCCTGGTCCGCCGCCCACACAAATGTACGGGCCACCGCCGACGGCCGGAGGCCAGGCGGGCCCACCGGGACCGCCAGGTCCACCGCAAAGTGTGCTGCCCAATCAGTATGGGCCACCGCCGCCACAGCAGGCGGGCGCCGTGCCCGGCGGTCCTCCGCCGATGGGCCCCTATGCCGGCTATCCGCCCAATCAATACGGTCAGGCGGGTGCGCCCGGTGCACCACCAGGTGGCGGCTACGGCCCACCGCCGCCCGGCAGCCAAGCCCAATCACCGTATCAGGCGTATCAACAGGCCACGGGCGCACCGCCCGGAAGTTATCCGGGCCAACCGGTGCCGGGGCCACCGAATGCACAGCAGGTGAGTGTGGCGGGCTCAAATGCTGGGCCGCCACCACCGCCGGCCAGTTACAGCACGGCGCCGAGTCAAACACCGCCGccaccgcagcaacagcagcagcagcaacaacaacagcagcaacaacaatcggcgcccaatcagcagcagcagcaagcggGCAATCCGAATGGACCCAATACGCCGCAAtcgacgccgccgccgccaccgacAGCTGTGGCGGGTGTGCCGCCCAATCAGCAGCCGCCGGGCGCGGGTGCcgcacaacagcagccacagtatgcgccacagcaacagcagcag ccactgcaacagcagcctgGACAACCAGGACAACAGCTAAGCGCCGTGGTGTCCGGCGTGTCTCCGTTGCccacacaacagcagccaacgtACTCGACGCCACCCACCAGCGTGGGAGGCTATGGcacaccacagcaacagcagcagcaacaacagcagcaacagcaacaacaaccacagggTGGACCaccaccacagcaacaacaacagcaacagccaccgCCAGGCGGACCGCCAAATGCAACAGCGCCGCCGCCACCAAATGGCGCCACGCCACCGATGGCGCCCAATCAATATCAGCCAGCACCGGGCGGACAACCATACGGTGcaccgccgccaccaccgcAAGGTTACGGGCCACCGCCGCCGGGTAGCGCGTATCCCGGTCATGGGTATCATCAGCCGCCGCAGGCTGGCGGCTATGCGCAGTATCCGCCAACGCAGGGCTATCAAGGCTATCGACCGGCGCCAGGCGGAGCACAGATGCCGCCACCGGGAGCACCGCAAGGTCCACCGCCAGCGGGCGCCTATGGTTACTACGGCAATCAGCCGCCACAGTGA